The Populus trichocarpa isolate Nisqually-1 chromosome 2, P.trichocarpa_v4.1, whole genome shotgun sequence genome has a window encoding:
- the LOC7461508 gene encoding uncharacterized protein LOC7461508 isoform X2, giving the protein MSDQENGLQEDPQWLELKLPRLLYTDTVQGLHATIQSEWDSLRRSACQTAAGRALWKHVIHDPFADLLAGETYLKSFHEKIKNDRLKNARETSGVILAVRTLWFDSKIEAALSSFNGEGQVVLLGAGMDARAYRLSCLKESDVFEVDFPEVLEVKTTLLKAATETIDEHLHPRITAKSLNRVAADIRNNDWLEKLQISGFVPEKNTVWVLEVLLADFMNKPSTTLSNSIFHFYSDWPDHLLPSLGFSHVKLSQLGDPDAHFGLMNDPLNLFNKLRSLPRSVQTHPDDGTPCCRLYLVEASGLPSQSNQ; this is encoded by the exons ATGTCAGACCAGGAAAACGGTTTGCAGGAGGACCCGCAATGGCTAGAGCTCAAGCTCCCACGTTTGCTGTATACCGATACAGTTCAGGGACTCCACGCAACAATCCAAAGTGAGTGGGACTCTCTCCGACGGTCGGCATGCCAAACAGCAGCTGGAAGAGCCCTGTGGAAACATGTGATCCATGACCCTTTTGCAGACTTGCTAGCAGGAGAGACATATCTCAAAAGCTTTCATGAGAAGATAAAGAATGACCGCCTAAAAAATGCTCGGGAAACTTCAGGGGTGATTCTTGCAGTTCGGACACTCTGGTTTGATTCGAAAATTGAAGCTGCTCTGAGCTCCTTTAATGGTGAGGGACAGGTTGTTCTCCTTGGCGCAG GAATGGATGCAAGGGCATACCGTCTAAGCTGCTTGAAGGAAAGTGACGTCTTTGAGGTTGATTTTCCTGAAGTTTTAGAGGTGAAGACCACTCTTCTAAAGGCTGCGACGGAAACAATAGATGAACACCTGCATCCAAGAATAACAGCAAAATCCCTAAATAGAGTAGCAGCTGACATTAGAAATAATGACTGGCTTGAAAAGCTTCAGATATCAGGGTTTGTGCCAGAGAAGAACACAGTCTGGGTACTAGAAG TGCTCTTGGCGGATTTCATGAACAAACCATCCACCACACTGTCAAATTCCATCTTCCACTTCTACAGTGATTGGCCCGATCATCTACTTCCCTCTCTAGGATTCTCTCACGTAAAGCTTTCACAGCTTGGTGATCCTGATGCTCATTTTGGACTCATGAACGACCCTTTGAATCTGTTCAACAAGCTTCGCAGCTTGCCCAGGTCAGTGCAAACCCACCCGGATGATGGAACACCATGCTGTCGCTTATATTTGGTAGAGGCTTCTGGTTTGCCCAGTCAAAGTAACCAATAG
- the LOC7461508 gene encoding uncharacterized protein LOC7461508 isoform X1, with protein MSDQENGLQEDPQWLELKLPRLLYTDTVQGLHATIQSEWDSLRRSACQTAAGRALWKHVIHDPFADLLAGETYLKSFHEKIKNDRLKNARETSGVILAVRTLWFDSKIEAALSSFNGEGQVVLLGAGMDARAYRLSCLKESDVFEVDFPEVLEVKTTLLKAATETIDEHLHPRITAKSLNRVAADIRNNDWLEKLQISGFVPEKNTVWVLEGILYYLSHSHAMQVLSIIADKCALARTVLLADFMNKPSTTLSNSIFHFYSDWPDHLLPSLGFSHVKLSQLGDPDAHFGLMNDPLNLFNKLRSLPRSVQTHPDDGTPCCRLYLVEASGLPSQSNQ; from the exons ATGTCAGACCAGGAAAACGGTTTGCAGGAGGACCCGCAATGGCTAGAGCTCAAGCTCCCACGTTTGCTGTATACCGATACAGTTCAGGGACTCCACGCAACAATCCAAAGTGAGTGGGACTCTCTCCGACGGTCGGCATGCCAAACAGCAGCTGGAAGAGCCCTGTGGAAACATGTGATCCATGACCCTTTTGCAGACTTGCTAGCAGGAGAGACATATCTCAAAAGCTTTCATGAGAAGATAAAGAATGACCGCCTAAAAAATGCTCGGGAAACTTCAGGGGTGATTCTTGCAGTTCGGACACTCTGGTTTGATTCGAAAATTGAAGCTGCTCTGAGCTCCTTTAATGGTGAGGGACAGGTTGTTCTCCTTGGCGCAG GAATGGATGCAAGGGCATACCGTCTAAGCTGCTTGAAGGAAAGTGACGTCTTTGAGGTTGATTTTCCTGAAGTTTTAGAGGTGAAGACCACTCTTCTAAAGGCTGCGACGGAAACAATAGATGAACACCTGCATCCAAGAATAACAGCAAAATCCCTAAATAGAGTAGCAGCTGACATTAGAAATAATGACTGGCTTGAAAAGCTTCAGATATCAGGGTTTGTGCCAGAGAAGAACACAGTCTGGGTACTAGAAGGTATCCTCTACTACCTCTCCCATTCCCACGCCATGCAAGTACTAAGTATCATAGCTGATAAATGTGCACTTGCCCGCACAGTGCTCTTGGCGGATTTCATGAACAAACCATCCACCACACTGTCAAATTCCATCTTCCACTTCTACAGTGATTGGCCCGATCATCTACTTCCCTCTCTAGGATTCTCTCACGTAAAGCTTTCACAGCTTGGTGATCCTGATGCTCATTTTGGACTCATGAACGACCCTTTGAATCTGTTCAACAAGCTTCGCAGCTTGCCCAGGTCAGTGCAAACCCACCCGGATGATGGAACACCATGCTGTCGCTTATATTTGGTAGAGGCTTCTGGTTTGCCCAGTCAAAGTAACCAATAG
- the LOC7461509 gene encoding DUF21 domain-containing protein At1g47330, producing MTSAPVLSLVLVFGEILAQAVCTRFGLTVGAAMAPLVRVLLLLFFPISYPVSKVDLAQFGMDLRNQILPLLAVFEARTSSV from the exons ATGACATCCGCGCCGGTACTCTCCCTCGTATTAGTGTTTGGAGAG ATATTGGCACAAGCAGTTTGTACTCGTTTTGGCTTGACTGTTGGAGCAGCAATGGCGCCTCTTGTCCGTGTTCTTCTTTTGCTGTTCTTTCCAATTTCTTATCCAGTTAGTAAG GTTGATTTGGCTCAATTTGGCATGGATTTGAGGAACCAAATATTGCCATTGTTGGCTGTATTCGAAGCAAGAACTTCTTCTGTctaa
- the LOC7474518 gene encoding probable methyltransferase PMT28 has protein sequence MTIARLARQAKRPRGFCVKMTAVAVMGFCFIFVWSMFSSSSTSATTQRESFDDIAEPVAGNTRVSRPHTQSREREKEKHEPSRVNEKQNGESDLDLKKDEKKINGSVSLVVNEHESRRKDKKEEASLERKEKDDGTKKLPNEGEKDNQGQEESGDEESEKEEEEGEVVDGKKEANDGENTEGNGDIQGDGDLIQNADQESVEEVEHESAGSKSTGKKRKIKGPVFDPNAHYSWRLCSTRSKHNYMPCIDIESGTGRLQSYRHTERSCPKTPPMCLVPLPHEGYGTPVHWPESKLKVLYSNVAHPKLAAFIKKNSWLVQSGEYLTFPQNQSEFKGGVQHYLDSIEEMVPDIEWGKNIRVVLDIGCTDSSFAASLLDKEVLTLSLGLKDDLVDLAQVALERGFPTIVSPFGSRRLHFPSGVFDAIHCSGSSIPWHSNGGKLLLEMNRILRPGGYFILSTKHDNIEEEEAMTTLTASVCWNVLAHKTDEVGEVGVKIYQKPESNDIYGLRRRKHPPLCKENENPDAAWYVPLKTCLHPVPSAIEQHGTEWPEEWPKRLETYPDWMNNKEKLVADTNHWKAIVEKSYLTGMGIDWSNIRNIMDMKAINGGFAAALAQHKVWVMNVVPVHAPDTLPIIYERGLIGVYHDWCESFGTYPRSYDLLHADHLFSRLKNRCRQAASIVVEMDRMLRPGGWAVIRDKVEILDPLEGILRSLHWEIRMTYAQDKEGILCAQKTMWRP, from the exons ATGACCATAGCTAGGCTTGCTCGTCAGGCAAAAAGGCCACGCGGGTTTTGTGTAAAGATGACGGCAGTGGCAGTAATGGGgttttgctttatatttgtttggtctatgttttcttcctcttctaccTCAGCAACCACTCAAAGGGAGAGCTTTGATGATATTGCTGAACCAGTTGCGGGAAACACCAGGGTAAGCAGACCTCATACTCagtctagagagagagagaaagaaaaacatgaaccaAGTAGAGTAAATGAGAAGCAAAATGGTGAATCTGATTTGGATTTGAAGAAAGATGAGAAAAAGATTAATGGGTCTGTTTCTTTGGTTGTTAATGAGCATGAATCTAGGAGAAAGGATAAAAAGGAAGAAGCTTCActtgagagaaaagagaaagatgaTGGTACTAAGAAGTTGCCTAATGAGGGGGAGAAAGATAATCAAGGGCAAGAGGAATCAGGGGATGAAGAATCAGAAAAGGAAGAGGAGGAAGGTGAAGTGGTGGATGGTAAGAAAGAGGCGAATGATGGTGAAAATACTGAAGGGAATGGTGATATTCAAGGAGATGGTGATTTGATTCAAAATGCTGATCAAGAATCTGTGGAGGAAGTGGAACATGAGAGTGCTGGATCGAAAAGCACAGGcaagaagaggaaaataaagGGTCCTGTGTTTGATCCAAACGCACATTACAGTTGGAGGTTATGTAGCACAAGAAGCAAGCATAATTATATGCCTTGCATTGACATTGAGAGTGGCACTGGAAGGTTGCAAAGTTATAGGCATACTGAGAGAAGTTGCCCGAAAACACCTCCAATGTGTCTTGTTCCACTCCCTCATGAGGGGTATGGAACCCCGGTCCATTGGCCTGAAAGCAAATTGAAG GTATTGTATAGCAATGTGGCACATCCAAAACTTGCtgcatttattaagaaaaatagttgGCTGGTGCAGTCTGGAGAATATCTTACCTTTCCTCAAAACCAGTCTGAATTCAAGGGTGGAGTTCAGCATTACCTCGACTCCATTGAAgag ATGGTGCCTGACATTGAGTGGGGAAAGAATATTCGTGTAGTGTTGGATATTGGATGTACAGATTCAAGCTTCGCAGCATCTCTCCTTGATAAGGAGGTGTTAACATTATCACTTGGGCTGAAGGATGATCTAGTTGACCTTGCTCAGGTTGCCCTCGAGCGGGGTTTTCCTACAATAGTCAGCCCTTTTGGGAGTAGAAGGCTTCATTTCCCTAGTGGTGTTTTTGATGCTATTCACTGTAGTGGGAGCAGCATTCCTTGGCATTCCAATG GGGGCAAACTTCTCCTTGAGATGAATAGGATTTTAAGACCTGGTGGATACTTTATTTTGTCGACTAAACATGACAATATTGAAGAGGAAGAAG CTATGACCACATTGACAGCATCTGTCTGTTGGAACGTTCTGGCTCATAAAACTGATGAAGTGGGTGAAGTGGGtgtcaaaatatatcaaaagcCCGAGTCAAATGATATATATGGGTTGAGGAGACGGAAACATCCACCTCTGTGCAAGGAAAATGAAAATCCAGATGCAGCCTG GTATGTTCCTTTGAAGACTTGCTTACACCCTGTTCCATCTGCAATCGAACAACACGGGACAGAGTGGCCTGAGGAATGGCCTAAGAGGCTTGAAACTTATCCTGACTGGAtgaacaataaagaaaaactgGTTGCTGATACCAACCACTGGAAAGCTATTGTTGAGAAGTCTTATCTCACGGGAATGGGAATTGACTGGTCAAATATCCGGAACATTATGGACATGAAAGCCATCAATGGAGG ATTTGCTGCTGCTCTTGCACAACACAAGGTTTGGGTGATGAATGTGGTTCCCGTCCATGCACCAGACACACTTCCTATCATATACGAACGTGGGCTAATTGGTGTCTATCATGACTGGTGCGAGTCCTTTGGCACATATCCAAGATCATATGATCTGTTACACGCTGATCATCTATTTTCACGGCTCAAGAACAG GTGTAGACAGGCTGCATCGATTGTCGTCGAGATGGATCGTATGTTACGACCAGGAGGCTGGGCAGTTATACGAGATAAGGTTGAGATACTAGATCCACTAGAGGGAATACTGAGAAGTTTGCATTGGGAGATTCGCATGACATACGCTCAGGATAAAGAGGGCATACTGTGTGCACAAAAAACCATGTGGCGCCCTTAA
- the LOC112326647 gene encoding S-adenosyl-L-methionine-dependent tRNA 4-demethylwyosine synthase, with product MPLTSTPARLTLLALLSATTIYCFYKSRRLKKISLNPNPNKPKLFFISQTGTSKTLAHRLHNLLASNNLHFDLIDPQNYEPEDLFKEKLVIIIASTWEDGKPPQNAKFFANWLAESADDFRVGSLMLSECKFAVFGVGSRAYGETFNAVAKDFSRRLRDLGAKEVVGVGEGDVDGGELDGVFEEWSGRLARVLKGESVENGEVCGNGVVVIDESDDDEDDGGVESDIIDLEDIAGKGPSRRSLAVAQSNGKLNGENGKLNGQKEMVTPVIRASLEKQGYKIIGSHSGVKICRWTKSQLRGRGGCYKHSFYGIESHRCMEATPSLACANKCVFCWRHHTNPVGKSWQWKMDDPLEIVNSAIDLHTKMIKQMKGVPGVTLERLNEGLSPRHCALSLVGEPIMYPEINTLVDELHRRQISTFLVTNAQFPEKILMLKPVTQLYVSVDAATKESLKAIDRPLFGDFWERFIDSLKSLKEKQQRTVYRLTLVKGWNTEDLDAYFNLFSVGQPDFIEIKGVTYCGSSATSKLTMENVPWHSDVKAFSEAMALKSKGEYEVACEHVHSCCVLLAKTEKFKVDGQWFTWIDYDKFHDLVASGKPFDSKDYMAATPSWAVYGADEGGFDPDQSRYRKERHHKTNH from the exons ATGCCGCTAACCTCCACTCCCGCTCGCTTAACTCTCCTTGCTCTCCTCTCCGCCACCACAATCTACTGCTTCTACAAATCTCGCCGCCTCAAAAAAATctccctaaaccctaaccctaacaaACCCAAACTCTTCTTCATCTCCCAAACTGGCACTTCCAAAACCCTAGCTCATCGTCTCCACAATCTCCTAGCCTCAAACAATCTCCATTTTGACCTCATCGACCCTCAGAATTACGAGCCTGAGGACctcttcaaagaaaaattgGTCATAATTATCGCTTCCACTTGGGAAGATGGTAAACCGCCTCAAAATGCCAAATTCTTCGCGAATTGGCTTGCCGAAAGCGCTGACGACTTTCGTGTCGGTTCGTTGATGCTCTCGGAATGTAAGTTCGCGGTTTTTGGTGTAGGAAGTAGAGCTTATGGCGAGACATTTAATGCTGTGGCTAAAGATTTTTCGCGGCGGTTGAGGGATTTGGGAGCGAAGGAGGTTGTGGGAGTTGGGGAGGGTGATGTGGATGGTGGTGAATTGGATGGGGTTTTTGAGGAGTGGAGTGGGAGATTAGCTAGGGTTTTGAAAGGAGAGAGTGTGGAGAATGGAGAGGTTTGTGGAAATGGAGTGGTTGTTATTGATGAGAGCGATGACGATGAGGACGATGGTGGGGTGGAATCGGACATTATTGATCTTGAAGATATTGCGGGTAAAGGGCCGTCAAGGAGGTCACTTGCCGTGGCTCAAAGTAATGGGAAATTAAATGGAGAGAATGGGAAATTGAATGGTCAAAAAGAAATGGTGACTCCGGTGATCAGAGCAAGCTTAGAAAAGCAG GGATACAAAATCATTGGTTCGCATAGTGGTGTTAAGATTTGTAGATGGACCAAATCACAACTTAGAGGGCGAGGAGGTTGCTACAAGCACTCTTTTTATGGAATCGAAAGTCATAG GTGCATGGAGGCAACTCCTAGTTTGGCATGCGCCAACAAATGTGTTTTCTGTTGGAGACATCACACAAATCCTGTAGGAAAGAGTTGGCAGTGGAAAATGGATGATCCTCTGGAGATTGTGAATTCTGCCATTGATCTGCATACAAAGATGATTAAGCAAATGAAAGGAGTTCCTG GTGTTACTCTTGAGCGATTGAATGAAGGTCTCTCTCCCAGGCATTGTGCTTTATCACTTGTTGGTGAACCTATTATGTATCCAGAGATTAATACACTAGTGGATGAGCTGCACCGAAGGCAGATATCCACATTTCTAGTAACAAATGCACAGTTCCCTGAGAAGATTCTAATGCTGAAGCCTGTAACCCAG TTATATGTCAGTGTAGATGCTGCAACAAAGGAAAGCCTGAAGGCAATTGATAGACCACTTTTTGGTGATTTTTGGGAGCGATTTATT GATTCTTTGAAATCCCTCAAGGAGAAGCAACAACGGACTGTTTATCGTCTGACACTGGTTAAAGGGTGGAACACAGAGGATTTAGATGCTTATTTTAACCTCTTTAGCGTTGGACAGCCTGATTTCATTGAAATTAAAGGCGTTACCTACTGTGGATC GTCCGCCACATCAAAGTTGACGATGGAGAATGTGCCTTGGCATTCTGATGTGAAAGCTTTCTCAGAGGCCATGGCTCTTAAAAGCAAAGGGGAATATGAGGTTGCTTGTGAGCATGTCCACTCATGTTGTGTCCTTTTGGCAAAAACTGAGAAGTTCAAAGTTGATGGCCAATGGTTCACTTGGATAGATTATGACAAGTTCCATGATCTG GTTGCTTCTGGTAAACCTTTCGATAGCAAGGACTACATGGCTGCCACACCATCTTGGGCTGTTTATGGAGCTGACGAAGGTGGATTTGATCCGGATCAATCTCGGTATAGGAAAGAGCGACATCATAAAACCAACCACTGA